From a region of the Tachypleus tridentatus isolate NWPU-2018 chromosome 1, ASM421037v1, whole genome shotgun sequence genome:
- the LOC143253131 gene encoding 5-hydroxytryptamine receptor 1-like: MSAQYSDSSSLILLVLLTSMIAATAIGNSLVCISVYLVKKLRQPSNFLLVSLAVSDLCVSLLVMPFALHYELVGKWNLGPSICDMWVAFDVTSCTASILNLCMISVDRYLAIIKPLTYGVRRTSRRIWLCIVFVWVLSCLISVPPLLVLGNEHGTLANPTCDVSQNFGYQLYATLGAFYIPLIIMIFMYLKIYIAAKRVVEAEHKSLVYAQRKFWRNENGYCNKNCQSERLIQSVCTVPGVAPKNFISGSIRDQEIHAPSTSDTISNFYDHTIKSHDDEEDYEKNQTKSKSSVWKERKASVTLGIIMSAFTVCWLPFFVLALLRAIDEDMFNVSHQVRSLVLWLGYTNSMMNPIIYVTFHQDFRRTFKEILCLRCATVNTTMRREKALIYYATDCTVRSRPNQEMKMLSKEKNSANVLKKDNIIHDSHESFV, translated from the coding sequence ATGTCAGCTCAGTACTCTGATTCTTCGTCTCTTATTCTCTTAGTTCTCCTCACTAGTATGATTGCTGCCACAGCTATTGGAAATTCTTTGGTGTGTATATCAGTATACCTGGTTAAAAAACTACGACAACCATCAAATTTTCTTTTGGTTTCGTTGGCAGTTTCAGATCTGTGTGTATCTCTCCTGGTGATGCCCTTCGCTCTTCATTACGAATTAGTCGGAAAATGGAACCTTGGACCTAGTATTTGTGACATGTGGGTAGCTTTTGACGTCACCAGTTGCACAGCATCCATTTTGAATTTGTGTATGATAAGTGTGGATCGTTACTTGGCTATCATTAAGCCCCTCACTTATGGGGTTCGAAGAACTTCTCGTAGGATCTGGTTGTGTATCGTGTTTGTCTGGGTGTTGTCATGCCTAATAAGTGTACCACCTTTATTAGTTTTGGGCAACGAACACGGTACTTTGGCCAATCCCACATGTGATGTAAGCCAGAACTTTGGTTATCAACTGTACGCTACTCTTGGCGCCTTCTACATTCCACTTATAATAATGATTTTCatgtatcttaaaatatatatagcagCGAAACGTGTGGTGGAGGCCGAACACAAGTCACTTGTTTATGCGCAACGTAAATTTTGGAGGAATGAGAATGGTTACTGTAATAAAAATTGTCAATCAGAGCGACTTATTCAAAGTGTTTGTACTGTACCCGGGGTCGCACCCAAGAACTTTATTTCTGGTTCAATCAGAGACCAAGAAATACATGCGCCATCTACTTCTGACACCATTTCAAATTTCTATGACCATACTATAAAAAGTCATGATGACGAAGAAGACTACGAAAAGAACCAAACTAAAAGTAAATCTTCAGTCTGGAAAGAGAGGAAAGCATCTGTTACATTGGGCATCATCATGTCTGCTTTTACTGTCTGTTGGTTACCTTTCTTTGTGCTGGCTCTTCTTCGAGCTATTGATGAAGATATGTTTAATGTCTCACATCAAGTTCGCAGCTTGGTTTTGTGGCTTGGTTATACCAATTCCATGATGAATCCAATAATCTACGTCACATTTCACCAGGATTTCCGAAGAACATTTAAGGAGATCTTATGTCTTCGATGTGCTACTGTGAACACCACCATGCGGCGAGAAAAAGCGTTAATCTATTACGCCACAGACTGTACTGTCCGCTCTCGCCCAAACCAAGAGATGAAAATGCTTTCGAAGGAAAAAAACAGTGCCAATGTACTGAAAAAAGATAATATTATCCACGACTCCCACGAATCATTTGTATGA